From Streptomyces sp. HUAS MG91, the proteins below share one genomic window:
- a CDS encoding ABC transporter ATP-binding protein, translated as MIQAIGLTSTARKESPPTVDDVSFEAGTGRVTALLGARGAGKTTVVRLMLELQQGRGVTYFRGRPLHRITHPAREVGVLLGDVPGHPARTVRGQLRMLCSAAGVPVQRADEVLEVVGLVSLRDLRLGALSRGMDRRLGLACALLADPHTLVLDGPADGLSIREGTWLHGILRAHATVGGTVLFTTDDAKEAARTADRVVTLDDGRVVADQDVTAFARTRLRPRVAVRSPHAARLGVLLAKEARTAKRSVEVVTEDGSRLSVYGSSCADVGETAFRHNILVHQLADETGDAGPLVALSPLADANADAVAAADRAVEADLTADGPTEHPLPTSSGQEAGAGAATGADTHARGLAHTPRADTPQVHTPPDTLPLTPTTEPPSDASGATSTFVPLVGTTSRAASARTTTTGGHMEGAAATPRTPAAALPSLPPPITVRPARSPLRPLRYELRRATGIATGYVTAALVVAVSALIAVLLARAGHTPQPLLLAAWPQALPLPPAAVGAGLLGAFAFGDEFRHPALAADRGTVPHRLGLLAAKLAVGAATAVLMAVLVVGCDAALLHLVYGQELTQVPADWLSLTASWVALVVACAWAGVLASGVFRSTAAGLAAVVAVPIVIVPLVQKALEGPSVRTAAGLPGRLRELAPLHWPFGAERFVAAGVRMIAQPVGGALMLSLTALLCVYLLTVLRPKVR; from the coding sequence ATGATCCAGGCCATCGGACTGACCAGCACCGCCCGCAAGGAGAGTCCGCCCACGGTCGACGACGTGTCCTTCGAGGCCGGGACGGGCCGTGTGACAGCCCTGCTCGGCGCCCGAGGAGCGGGCAAGACGACCGTGGTGCGGCTGATGCTCGAACTCCAACAGGGCCGTGGTGTCACCTACTTTAGAGGCCGCCCCCTGCATCGCATCACCCATCCGGCACGCGAAGTGGGTGTGCTGCTCGGCGATGTGCCGGGACACCCGGCCCGTACCGTCCGCGGCCAACTCCGCATGCTCTGCTCCGCGGCCGGTGTCCCTGTCCAGCGCGCCGACGAGGTGCTGGAGGTCGTGGGGCTCGTCAGCCTGCGCGATCTACGGCTGGGCGCCCTGTCGCGCGGCATGGACCGGCGCCTCGGCCTGGCCTGCGCGCTGCTCGCCGATCCGCACACACTGGTCCTCGACGGCCCGGCGGACGGACTGTCGATCCGCGAGGGCACGTGGCTGCACGGGATCCTGCGGGCGCACGCGACGGTCGGCGGCACGGTGCTGTTCACCACCGACGACGCCAAGGAGGCGGCGCGGACCGCCGACCGTGTCGTCACCCTCGACGACGGCAGAGTGGTCGCGGACCAGGACGTCACCGCCTTCGCGCGCACCAGACTGCGGCCCCGGGTCGCCGTCCGCAGCCCGCACGCCGCGCGGCTCGGCGTCCTGCTGGCCAAGGAGGCCCGCACGGCGAAACGCTCCGTCGAGGTCGTCACCGAGGACGGCAGCCGGCTGTCGGTCTACGGCAGCAGTTGCGCGGACGTGGGCGAGACCGCCTTCCGGCACAACATCCTCGTGCACCAACTCGCCGACGAGACCGGGGACGCGGGCCCCTTGGTGGCGTTGTCCCCCCTCGCCGACGCGAATGCGGATGCGGTTGCGGCCGCCGATCGCGCGGTCGAGGCCGACCTCACAGCCGACGGCCCGACGGAACACCCCCTCCCCACCTCTTCCGGCCAGGAGGCCGGGGCAGGGGCCGCGACCGGGGCCGACACCCACGCTCGGGGCCTCGCCCACACCCCTCGCGCCGACACCCCACAGGTCCACACCCCGCCCGACACCCTCCCCCTCACTCCCACCACCGAGCCACCGTCCGACGCCTCCGGCGCCACCAGCACCTTCGTGCCGCTCGTCGGCACGACGTCGCGGGCCGCGAGCGCCCGAACCACCACGACCGGTGGACACATGGAAGGCGCCGCGGCCACCCCTCGGACCCCCGCCGCGGCACTGCCCTCGCTGCCTCCCCCCATCACGGTCCGCCCCGCCCGCAGCCCCCTGCGCCCGCTGCGCTACGAGCTGCGCCGGGCCACCGGCATCGCCACCGGTTACGTCACCGCGGCGCTCGTCGTCGCCGTCTCCGCACTCATCGCCGTACTGCTCGCGCGCGCGGGGCACACGCCGCAGCCGCTGCTTCTGGCCGCGTGGCCCCAGGCGCTGCCCCTGCCGCCCGCCGCCGTGGGGGCGGGGCTGCTCGGTGCCTTCGCCTTCGGCGACGAGTTCCGCCACCCCGCCCTCGCCGCCGACCGTGGCACCGTCCCGCACCGCCTGGGGCTGCTCGCGGCCAAACTCGCCGTCGGCGCGGCGACAGCCGTGCTCATGGCCGTCCTCGTCGTCGGCTGCGACGCCGCGCTGCTCCACCTCGTATACGGACAGGAGCTCACCCAGGTTCCCGCCGACTGGCTCTCGCTGACCGCAAGTTGGGTCGCGCTGGTCGTGGCCTGCGCGTGGGCCGGTGTTCTGGCGTCCGGAGTCTTCCGCTCGACGGCAGCCGGTCTCGCCGCCGTGGTGGCGGTTCCGATCGTCATCGTGCCACTCGTACAAAAGGCCCTTGAGGGTCCATCTGTGCGAACGGCGGCGGGGCTGCCGGGACGGCTCCGGGAACTCGCTCCGCTGCACTGGCCCTTCGGCGCGGAGCGGTTCGTCGCGGCCGGAGTGCGGATGATCGCGCAACCGGTCGGCGGCGCGCTGATGTTGTCGCTGACGGCGCTGCTCTGCGTATATCTGCTCACGGTGCTGCGTCCCAAGGTGCGATGA
- a CDS encoding FadR/GntR family transcriptional regulator yields MSTLAHTMMTAARSADSGLAGPGELDRYPFPESAADRVGASAWDSTDHELGRVGRRATGNRGRGLHGQLVQQLGQMIVSGDLGADRPLVPEEIGQRFEVSRTVVRESLRVLEAKGLVSARPNVGTRVRPVSDWNLLDPDIIEWRAFGPQRDDQRRELNELRWTIEPLAARLAAGHGREDVQQRLADMVEIMGHALGQGDAITFSRADAEFHSLLIQLAGNRMLEHLSGIVSAALQVSGGPVTGCDRPNETAIGHHARIVDALAAGDGTGAEAAMRHLLTVHPEGERVVPAPREH; encoded by the coding sequence GTGAGTACCCTTGCGCACACCATGATGACCGCCGCCCGCTCCGCCGACTCCGGCCTCGCCGGACCGGGCGAACTCGACCGCTACCCCTTCCCCGAGTCGGCCGCCGACAGAGTCGGTGCCTCCGCCTGGGACAGCACGGACCATGAACTGGGACGCGTCGGCCGGCGTGCCACGGGCAACCGGGGCCGCGGTCTGCACGGTCAACTCGTCCAGCAGCTCGGGCAGATGATCGTCTCCGGCGACCTGGGCGCCGACCGCCCGCTGGTGCCCGAGGAGATCGGCCAGCGTTTCGAGGTGTCCCGCACCGTCGTCCGCGAGTCCCTTCGCGTCCTCGAGGCCAAGGGCCTGGTCAGCGCCCGGCCGAACGTCGGCACGCGCGTGCGTCCGGTCAGTGACTGGAACCTGTTGGACCCGGACATCATCGAGTGGCGCGCCTTCGGCCCGCAGCGCGACGACCAGCGCCGTGAGCTGAACGAGTTGCGCTGGACGATCGAACCGCTCGCCGCGCGGCTCGCCGCCGGTCACGGCCGTGAGGACGTGCAGCAGCGCCTTGCCGACATGGTCGAGATCATGGGGCACGCCCTGGGCCAGGGGGACGCGATCACGTTCTCCCGGGCCGATGCCGAGTTCCACTCGCTGCTGATCCAGCTCGCCGGCAACCGGATGCTGGAGCACCTCTCCGGCATCGTCTCGGCCGCCCTTCAGGTCTCCGGTGGCCCTGTCACCGGCTGTGACCGTCCGAACGAGACGGCGATCGGCCACCACGCGCGCATCGTCGACGCGCTCGCCGCGGGTGACGGCACCGGTGCCGAGGCCGCCATGCGCCACCTGCTCACCGTCCACCCCGAGGGGGAGCGCGTGGTTCCCGCCCCGCGCGAGCACTGA
- a CDS encoding RNA polymerase sigma factor, whose protein sequence is MSASTSRTLPPEIAESVSVMALIERGKADGQIAGDDVRRAFEADQIPATQWKNVLRSLNQILEEEGVTLMVSAAEPKRPRKSVAAKSPVKRTATKTVAAKTVTAKRVAATTTPESTTAEAAADEAAPAKKAVAKKATAKKATAKKTVAKKTAAKKTAGKKDDELLEDEATEETPATGKAGDEETPEGQGFVLSDEDEDDAPAQQVAAAGATADPVKDYLKQIGKVPLLNAEQEVELAKRIEAGLFAEDKLANADKLAPKLKRELEIIAEDGRRAKNHLLEANLRLVVSLAKRYTGRGMLFLDLIQEGNLGLIRAVEKFDYTKGYKFSTYATWWIRQAITRAMADQARTIRIPVHMVEVINKLARVQRQMLQDLGREPTPEELAKELDMTPEKVIEVQKYGREPISLHTPLGEDGDSEFGDLIEDSEAVVPADAVSFTLLQEQLHSVLDTLSEREAGVVSMRFGLTDGQPKTLDEIGKVYGVTRERIRQIESKTMSKLRHPSRSQVLRDYLD, encoded by the coding sequence GTGTCGGCCAGCACATCCCGTACGCTCCCGCCGGAGATCGCCGAGTCCGTCTCTGTCATGGCGCTCATTGAGCGGGGAAAGGCTGATGGCCAGATCGCCGGCGACGACGTGCGCCGTGCGTTCGAAGCCGACCAGATTCCGGCCACTCAGTGGAAGAACGTTCTGCGCAGCCTCAACCAGATCCTCGAGGAAGAGGGTGTGACGCTGATGGTCAGTGCCGCTGAGCCCAAGCGTCCCCGAAAGAGCGTCGCAGCCAAGAGTCCGGTCAAGCGCACCGCCACCAAGACTGTCGCGGCCAAGACGGTCACCGCCAAGAGGGTCGCCGCGACCACCACGCCCGAGTCGACGACCGCCGAGGCCGCCGCCGACGAAGCCGCGCCCGCGAAGAAGGCCGTGGCGAAGAAGGCGACCGCCAAGAAGGCCACCGCCAAGAAGACGGTCGCCAAGAAGACCGCCGCGAAGAAGACGGCGGGCAAGAAGGACGACGAGCTTCTCGAGGACGAGGCGACCGAGGAGACCCCCGCGACCGGCAAGGCCGGCGACGAGGAGACTCCCGAGGGCCAGGGCTTCGTCCTGTCGGACGAGGACGAGGACGACGCGCCTGCCCAGCAGGTCGCCGCCGCCGGCGCCACCGCCGACCCCGTCAAGGACTACCTGAAGCAGATCGGCAAGGTCCCGCTGCTCAACGCCGAGCAGGAGGTCGAGCTCGCCAAGCGCATCGAGGCCGGTCTGTTCGCCGAGGACAAGCTGGCCAACGCCGACAAGCTCGCTCCCAAGCTCAAGCGCGAGCTGGAGATCATCGCCGAGGACGGCCGCCGTGCCAAGAACCACCTCCTGGAGGCCAACCTCCGTCTGGTGGTCTCCCTGGCCAAGCGCTACACCGGCCGCGGCATGCTCTTCCTGGACCTCATCCAGGAGGGCAACCTCGGTCTGATCCGCGCGGTCGAGAAGTTCGACTACACCAAGGGCTACAAGTTCTCCACGTACGCCACCTGGTGGATCCGTCAGGCGATCACCCGCGCCATGGCCGACCAGGCCCGCACCATCCGTATCCCGGTGCACATGGTCGAGGTCATCAACAAGCTCGCGCGTGTGCAGCGCCAGATGCTCCAGGACCTGGGCCGCGAGCCCACCCCGGAGGAGCTGGCCAAGGAACTCGACATGACCCCCGAGAAGGTCATCGAGGTCCAGAAGTACGGCCGCGAGCCCATCTCCCTGCACACTCCGCTGGGCGAGGACGGCGACAGCGAGTTCGGTGACCTCATCGAGGACTCCGAGGCCGTGGTCCCGGCCGACGCGGTCAGCTTCACGCTCCTCCAGGAGCAGCTGCACTCCGTGCTCGACACCCTCTCCGAGCGCGAGGCGGGCGTCGTCTCGATGCGCTTCGGTCTCACCGACGGTCAGCCGAAGACCCTCGACGAGATCGGCAAGGTCTACGGCGTCACGCGTGAGCGCATCCGCCAGATCGAGTCCAAGACGATGTCGAAGCTGCGTCACCCGTCGCGTTCGCAGGTCCTGCGCGACTACCTCGACTAG
- a CDS encoding serine protease has protein sequence MSRPFARALTASLSVLTAAAVLPVSSAAPAAADGGIIGGRQVQVSDSPWTVAVSSRDRFGGTRAGQFCGGVVVARTMVLTAAHCMSRSVLGVARGEVRDLKVIAGRSDLRADEGAEIPVREAWVNPDYDGSTNSGDVAVLTLATPLPEGYVLPMADEGDPAYEPGTRAEVYGWGDTTGAGDYAHTLRAAQVHVLPDSVCQEAYPGNSDGTYLPASMLCAGEARGGKDACQGDSGGPLVARGELIGLVSWGSGCGRAGSPGVYTRVSEVLRVLRKHS, from the coding sequence ATGAGTCGTCCCTTCGCGAGAGCGCTGACCGCGTCGCTGAGCGTGCTGACCGCCGCGGCGGTGCTGCCCGTGTCCTCGGCGGCGCCCGCGGCCGCCGACGGCGGGATCATCGGCGGCCGTCAGGTTCAGGTGTCCGACAGTCCGTGGACGGTAGCCGTCTCCAGCCGTGACCGGTTCGGGGGTACACGCGCGGGACAGTTCTGCGGGGGTGTGGTCGTCGCGCGGACCATGGTCCTCACCGCGGCGCACTGCATGAGCCGCAGTGTCCTCGGGGTGGCGCGCGGCGAGGTGCGCGATCTCAAGGTGATCGCCGGGCGCAGCGATCTGCGCGCCGACGAGGGCGCGGAGATCCCCGTCCGGGAGGCATGGGTCAACCCCGACTACGACGGCTCCACGAACTCGGGGGATGTGGCGGTCCTCACACTGGCCACACCGCTGCCTGAGGGATACGTCCTCCCGATGGCGGACGAGGGCGACCCCGCCTACGAGCCCGGCACGCGGGCCGAGGTCTACGGGTGGGGCGACACGACGGGCGCGGGCGACTACGCGCACACCCTGCGTGCGGCGCAGGTCCACGTGCTGCCGGACTCGGTCTGCCAGGAGGCGTACCCGGGCAACTCGGACGGCACGTATCTGCCCGCCTCGATGCTGTGCGCCGGTGAGGCGCGCGGCGGCAAGGATGCCTGTCAGGGGGACAGCGGCGGCCCGCTGGTCGCCCGTGGGGAGCTGATCGGTCTCGTGTCCTGGGGCAGCGGCTGCGGGCGCGCGGGAAGCCCCGGCGTCTACACGCGGGTCTCGGAAGTGCTGCGCGTGCTGCGGAAGCACTCCTGA
- a CDS encoding DNA topoisomerase IV subunit B, which yields MTAETSVPSTALLTGADRDGSNYTARHLLVLEGLEAVRKRPGMYIGSTDSRGLMHCLWEIIDNSVDEALGGYCDHIEVILHDDGSVEVRDNGRGIPVDVEPKTGLSGVEVVMTKLHAGGKFGGGSYAASGGLHGVGASVVNALSARLDVEVDRGGSTHAISFRRGVPGAFSKPGPDAPFDPAARLSKTKRVPKARQGTRIRYWADRQIFLKDAKLSLENLHQRARQTAFLVPGLTIVVRDEFGLGEGGSKGEESFRFDGGISEFCEYLAQDKAVCDVLRLTGSGTFKETVPVLDEHGQMTPTEVQRDLAVDVALRWGTGYDTTVRSFVNIIATPKGGTHVTGFERSLTKTMNEVLRAQKLLRVAEDDIVKDDALEGLTAVVTVRLAEPQFEGQTKEVLGTSAANRIVANVIAKELKAFLTSTKRDAKAQARSVMEKAVAAARTRIAARQHKDAQRRKTALESSSLPAKLADCRSDDVERSELFIVEGDSALGTAKLARNSEFQALLPIRGKILNVQKSSVSDMLKNVECGAIIQVIGAGSGRTFDIDAARYGKIILLVDADVDGAHIRTLLLTLFQRYMRPMIEAGRVFAAVPPLHRIELVQPKKGQDKYVYTYSDRELRETLLEFQRKGVRYKDSIQRYKGLGEMDADQLAETTMDPRHRTLRRINIGELEAAEQVFDLLMGNDVAPRKEFISSSAATLDRSRIDA from the coding sequence GTGACCGCCGAAACGTCCGTGCCGTCCACAGCGCTGCTGACCGGAGCAGACCGGGACGGTTCCAACTACACCGCGCGGCACCTCCTCGTCCTCGAGGGGCTCGAGGCCGTACGCAAGCGACCGGGCATGTACATCGGCTCGACCGACAGCCGCGGTCTCATGCACTGCCTCTGGGAGATCATCGACAACTCCGTCGACGAGGCTCTCGGTGGCTATTGCGACCACATCGAGGTGATCCTGCACGACGACGGTTCCGTCGAGGTGCGGGACAACGGCCGCGGCATCCCCGTGGACGTGGAGCCCAAGACCGGCCTCTCCGGGGTCGAGGTCGTCATGACCAAGCTCCACGCGGGCGGCAAGTTCGGCGGCGGCTCCTATGCGGCCTCCGGCGGTCTGCACGGCGTGGGCGCCTCGGTGGTGAACGCGCTGTCGGCGCGGCTCGACGTCGAGGTCGACCGCGGCGGGAGCACGCACGCCATCAGCTTCCGGCGCGGCGTCCCCGGCGCCTTCTCCAAGCCCGGCCCCGACGCGCCGTTCGACCCCGCCGCGCGGCTGAGCAAGACCAAGAGGGTCCCCAAGGCCCGCCAGGGCACCCGCATCCGGTACTGGGCGGACCGCCAGATCTTCCTGAAGGACGCCAAGCTCTCCCTGGAGAACCTGCACCAGCGCGCCCGCCAGACCGCCTTCCTGGTGCCGGGGCTCACCATCGTCGTACGGGACGAGTTCGGTCTCGGCGAGGGCGGCAGCAAGGGCGAGGAATCCTTCCGCTTCGACGGCGGCATCAGCGAGTTCTGCGAGTACCTGGCCCAGGACAAGGCCGTCTGCGACGTCCTCCGCCTGACCGGGTCGGGCACCTTCAAGGAGACCGTCCCCGTGCTCGACGAGCACGGCCAGATGACGCCGACCGAGGTCCAGCGCGATCTCGCCGTGGACGTCGCGCTGCGCTGGGGCACCGGCTACGACACGACCGTCAGGTCGTTCGTGAACATCATCGCCACCCCCAAGGGCGGCACCCACGTCACCGGCTTCGAGCGCTCGCTCACCAAGACGATGAACGAGGTGCTGCGCGCCCAGAAGCTGCTGCGCGTGGCCGAGGACGACATCGTCAAGGACGACGCCCTGGAGGGCCTGACGGCCGTCGTCACGGTGCGTCTCGCGGAGCCGCAGTTCGAGGGGCAGACCAAGGAGGTCCTCGGCACCTCGGCGGCGAACCGGATCGTCGCCAACGTGATCGCCAAGGAACTCAAGGCGTTCCTGACGTCCACCAAGCGCGACGCCAAGGCGCAGGCCCGTTCCGTCATGGAGAAGGCCGTCGCCGCGGCCCGGACGCGCATCGCGGCCCGCCAGCACAAGGACGCGCAGCGCCGCAAGACGGCCCTGGAGTCGTCGTCGCTGCCCGCGAAGCTCGCGGACTGCCGCAGCGACGACGTGGAGCGCAGCGAGCTGTTCATCGTCGAGGGCGACTCGGCGCTCGGCACCGCCAAGCTGGCACGGAACTCCGAGTTCCAGGCGCTGCTGCCGATCCGCGGCAAGATCCTCAACGTTCAGAAGTCGTCCGTCTCGGACATGCTGAAGAACGTCGAGTGCGGCGCGATCATCCAGGTCATAGGAGCCGGGTCGGGCCGGACCTTCGACATCGACGCGGCGCGCTACGGCAAGATCATCCTGCTCGTCGACGCCGACGTCGACGGCGCCCACATCCGCACGCTGCTGCTGACGCTGTTCCAGCGCTACATGCGGCCGATGATCGAGGCGGGCCGCGTCTTCGCCGCCGTGCCGCCGCTGCACCGCATCGAACTGGTCCAGCCGAAGAAGGGCCAGGACAAGTACGTCTACACGTACTCGGACCGCGAGCTGCGCGAGACCCTGCTCGAGTTCCAGCGCAAGGGCGTCCGGTACAAGGACTCCATCCAGCGCTACAAGGGCCTGGGCGAGATGGACGCCGACCAGCTGGCCGAGACCACGATGGACCCGCGCCACCGCACGCTGCGCCGGATCAACATCGGCGAGCTGGAGGCGGCGGAGCAGGTCTTCGATCTGCTGATGGGCAACGACGTGGCGCCGCGCAAGGAGTTCATCAGCAGCTCCGCCGCGACCCTCGACCGCTCGCGCATCGACGCCTGA
- a CDS encoding DUF1453 domain-containing protein, which produces MSGPTEVLVIVAVVALVLVRQFRTERLARDRKWWLLPLILGFVAVRNGSLTDPRHTGASAVLLALEVVVSIGVGIGWAFTTRIWSDERGDLWTRGTVATAGTWIGGIAARAAVVGIGLVMGVHLGSSSFLLGIALSLLARSGVLMWRAGHERMAYAGAVPQPVGEGRG; this is translated from the coding sequence ATGTCCGGACCGACCGAAGTTCTCGTGATCGTCGCCGTCGTCGCGCTCGTCCTCGTGCGTCAGTTCAGGACAGAGCGCCTGGCGAGGGACCGCAAGTGGTGGCTGCTGCCCCTGATCCTCGGATTCGTGGCCGTCAGGAACGGCTCTCTGACGGACCCGCGGCACACCGGGGCGTCGGCCGTCCTGCTCGCCCTCGAAGTGGTGGTCAGCATCGGTGTGGGGATCGGATGGGCGTTCACCACCCGGATCTGGTCCGATGAGCGGGGCGACCTGTGGACCAGGGGCACGGTGGCCACGGCCGGAACGTGGATCGGGGGCATCGCGGCCCGGGCGGCCGTCGTCGGGATCGGTCTGGTGATGGGCGTCCACCTCGGCAGCTCCTCGTTCCTGCTGGGAATCGCCCTCTCCCTCCTGGCCCGTTCCGGTGTCCTGATGTGGCGGGCCGGCCATGAGCGGATGGCATACGCGGGTGCTGTTCCGCAGCCGGTGGGGGAGGGCCGCGGGTGA
- a CDS encoding DUF485 domain-containing protein, with the protein MEKQDGCETAQPRAGDRGGVSDPWYDALASGWGDVDGTGAPAPAVPAQPVPGQRSAAGIYLEVQRSEAFQEVRRRYRRFVVPACAVFFTWYVAYVVAATTAPGLMAQRVTGAVNVAMVAGLGQFASTFLLTWLYVRHARLRRDRPALELRWDTQEMTRGIASSASKNNSAHGEGGQW; encoded by the coding sequence GTGGAGAAGCAAGACGGGTGCGAGACGGCGCAGCCCCGGGCCGGTGATCGCGGTGGCGTCAGCGATCCCTGGTACGACGCGCTGGCCTCGGGATGGGGCGATGTGGACGGCACGGGCGCGCCGGCGCCCGCCGTACCCGCCCAGCCCGTGCCGGGGCAGCGGAGTGCGGCGGGCATCTACCTGGAAGTCCAGCGCAGCGAGGCCTTTCAAGAAGTGCGCAGGCGCTATCGGAGGTTCGTCGTCCCCGCGTGCGCGGTCTTCTTCACCTGGTACGTGGCGTACGTGGTGGCCGCGACGACCGCGCCGGGCCTCATGGCCCAGCGGGTCACGGGCGCGGTGAACGTCGCGATGGTGGCGGGGCTCGGGCAGTTCGCCAGTACGTTCCTGCTGACGTGGCTGTACGTGCGTCACGCGCGGCTGCGCCGCGACCGGCCCGCGCTCGAACTGCGCTGGGACACGCAGGAGATGACACGCGGCATCGCGAGCTCCGCGAGCAAGAACAATTCGGCCCACGGCGAGGGTGGTCAGTGGTGA
- a CDS encoding cation acetate symporter: MTGTHQTLALVLFSAFVAVTLGITTWVSRNRHGSAEEFYAGGRLFSPMENGFAIAGDYMSAASFLGISGVIALFGYDGLLYSVGFLVAWLVVLFLVAELVRNCGRFTLADVVAARMRERPVRIAAGTSSVTVSVLYLVAQMVGAGSLVALLLGGKSGGAQAWTVVGVGALMVIYVSMGGMRATTWIQIVKAVLLMGGTIALTVLVLARFHGDFDQLLRAAAARSGHGSDFLVPGLKYGGSWTARFDFISLGLALVLGTAGLPHILSRFYTVPTARAARRSVVWSIGLIGSFYLMTIVLGFGAAAIVGSNAVRESNAAGNTAVPLLALDLGGGADSTGGTVLFAVVAAVAFATILAVVAGITLASSASVAHDLYASLRRRDRTGKPVGKERSEVAVARVAAAGIGVLAIALGLLARDLNVAFLVGLAFAVAASANLPVLLYSLFWRNFTTRGAVWSVYGGLVPALLLVVLSPVVSGSPTSLFPGVDFQYFPLENPGLVSIPLGFLAGWMGTVTSHEPPDDGKHAETEVRALTGAGAV; encoded by the coding sequence GTGACCGGGACGCATCAGACTCTGGCATTGGTGCTGTTCAGCGCCTTCGTGGCGGTGACGCTGGGGATCACGACCTGGGTGAGCCGCAACCGGCACGGATCGGCTGAGGAGTTCTACGCGGGCGGCCGACTCTTCTCCCCCATGGAGAACGGTTTTGCCATTGCCGGTGACTACATGTCGGCGGCTTCCTTCCTCGGCATCTCCGGAGTGATCGCGCTCTTCGGGTACGACGGGCTGCTCTACTCCGTGGGCTTCCTCGTGGCCTGGCTCGTGGTGCTCTTCCTGGTGGCCGAACTGGTCCGCAACTGCGGGCGGTTCACTCTCGCCGACGTCGTCGCGGCACGGATGCGGGAGCGTCCGGTGCGCATCGCGGCGGGAACTTCCTCGGTCACCGTTTCCGTTCTCTATCTGGTGGCGCAGATGGTGGGTGCGGGCAGCCTCGTCGCGCTGCTGCTCGGCGGGAAGAGCGGGGGTGCGCAGGCCTGGACCGTCGTCGGCGTCGGCGCGCTCATGGTGATCTATGTGTCGATGGGAGGGATGCGGGCCACCACCTGGATCCAGATCGTGAAGGCTGTGCTGCTCATGGGCGGCACGATCGCCCTGACGGTGCTCGTCCTGGCGCGGTTCCACGGGGACTTCGACCAGTTGCTGCGTGCCGCCGCCGCGCGCAGCGGGCACGGTTCCGACTTCCTCGTGCCCGGTCTGAAGTACGGCGGAAGCTGGACCGCGCGCTTCGACTTCATCAGCCTGGGCCTCGCGCTGGTGCTCGGTACGGCGGGCCTTCCGCACATCCTGTCGCGCTTCTACACGGTGCCGACGGCGCGGGCCGCACGCCGTTCCGTCGTCTGGTCCATCGGCCTCATCGGCAGCTTCTACCTGATGACGATCGTGCTCGGATTCGGCGCGGCCGCCATCGTGGGCTCCAACGCGGTGCGGGAGTCGAACGCGGCGGGCAACACGGCGGTCCCGCTGCTCGCCCTCGACCTCGGCGGCGGTGCCGACTCCACGGGCGGCACCGTGCTGTTCGCGGTCGTCGCGGCGGTCGCCTTCGCCACGATCCTCGCCGTCGTCGCCGGGATCACGCTGGCCTCCTCCGCGTCCGTCGCGCACGACCTGTACGCCTCCCTGCGGCGCCGTGACCGGACGGGCAAGCCGGTGGGCAAGGAGCGCAGCGAGGTCGCGGTGGCACGGGTCGCCGCGGCCGGCATCGGTGTGCTCGCGATCGCGCTCGGACTGCTCGCACGCGACCTGAACGTGGCGTTCCTGGTCGGTCTCGCCTTCGCCGTGGCCGCGTCGGCCAACCTGCCGGTGCTGCTGTACTCGCTGTTCTGGCGGAACTTCACGACGCGCGGCGCGGTGTGGTCGGTGTACGGCGGCCTGGTGCCCGCGCTGCTGCTGGTCGTGCTGTCACCGGTGGTCTCGGGCAGCCCGACCTCCCTCTTCCCGGGTGTCGACTTCCAGTACTTCCCGCTGGAGAACCCCGGGCTTGTCTCCATCCCGCTGGGCTTCCTCGCGGGCTGGATGGGCACCGTGACCTCGCACGAGCCGCCGGACGACGGCAAGCACGCGGAGACCGAGGTGCGGGCGCTCACCGGCGCGGGCGCCGTGTGA
- a CDS encoding response regulator, with protein MNDGPIDVLVVDDDARVARVNAAYVAKVAGFRVAGEAHNAADALRLVEASPGLDLVLLDHYLPDATGLDLVREMRRLGHQTDVIMVTAARDVATVQAAMRQGALQYLVKPFAFAGLRAKLEAYAALRHTFAGGGEAEQAQVDRIFGALSATGAQPALPKGHSPSTAELVRRTLVDAERALSAQEIADLTGLSRQTAQRYLKLLERTGSAKLTLKYGDAGRPEHLYVWADPRRGSGA; from the coding sequence ATGAACGACGGACCGATCGATGTCCTGGTCGTCGACGACGACGCCCGGGTGGCGCGGGTCAATGCCGCGTACGTGGCGAAGGTCGCGGGATTCCGGGTCGCCGGTGAGGCGCACAACGCGGCCGACGCGTTGCGGCTGGTGGAGGCGAGCCCCGGGCTCGATCTGGTGCTCCTGGACCACTATCTGCCCGACGCGACGGGGCTCGACCTGGTGCGCGAGATGCGGCGGCTCGGCCATCAGACCGACGTGATCATGGTGACCGCGGCCCGTGACGTGGCCACGGTGCAGGCGGCGATGCGCCAGGGCGCGCTGCAGTATCTGGTCAAGCCGTTCGCGTTCGCCGGTCTGCGCGCCAAGCTGGAGGCGTACGCGGCGCTGCGGCACACCTTCGCGGGCGGCGGCGAGGCCGAACAGGCCCAGGTGGACCGGATCTTCGGCGCTCTCTCGGCGACCGGGGCGCAGCCCGCGCTGCCCAAGGGGCACTCGCCGAGCACGGCGGAGCTGGTCCGCAGGACGCTGGTCGACGCCGAACGGGCCCTGTCCGCGCAGGAGATCGCCGATCTGACGGGCCTGAGCCGGCAGACCGCCCAGCGCTACCTGAAGCTGCTGGAACGCACCGGCAGCGCGAAACTGACGCTGAAATACGGTGACGCGGGCCGCCCGGAGCATCTCTACGTCTGGGCGGACCCGCGCCGGGGATCCGGCGCCTGA